GAGTTCAGGTGTTACTCAAAAAAGAAAGTACAAATGATATTGATTACATTAGGGAGATGGTAAAAGAGATGCAAGAAAAATTTAACAGTTATTGGACGAACTTGAGTCCTATATTGGCTATTGCacttgtgttagatcctagatatAAACTTCATTATCTGAACTTTGCTTACTCCAAGTTGTATCCTGATGTAAGAGTACTAGAAAGAAAAGTTAATGATGTGCGTGATGAAATGAAAAAACTTTATAATGAGTATTGCATCTTTTCAAGAGCTTCTGGAATTGGAACTCAGAATTTGGGTACTCAAACCGATGGGAATTCTGCCCATCAAGGAAGTGAGTGGTACGAGGTAATTTTGAAGCTTATTTATTACGTACATGTGGTCTTGTATTattttgtgttttatctgtgtgttTGTGAAGTTCTTGTACTTTATGTTCTCATAGAAGATAACTAGTACTTTGCTCTCATTTCTAACTTCTTTCTTGTTTTATGCAGGAATACGCTGCAGCACAGGAAAATGGTGGTGGTGATCTGCAATCTGACTTTTCAGAGTTAGATCTATATCTTAGTGAGAAACATCCTTGTCAAAGGAATCCATCATTCGACATCCTAATGTATTAGAAAGGCCAGGAGCAACGATTTCCAGTTCTTTAAAGAATGGCTGGGGACAActtgtcaattcctatttcaaccgtCGCTTCAGAATCTGCATTTAGTATTGGCGGAAGGGTAATTGATCGATTTCGGAGttccttattacctgaaaatgctgaggcggtgataacaactcgtgattgggacCTTGGAGTTGGTAAGTGCCTATATTGCATTTAGTTGAATATCTAAATTTCATATTTAACTTCGATGGTTTTTATCCATGTAGGAAAAGAAGATTTGGATGAGGAAAATGGGCTTATTGGAGAagatgtattaggatttgaacttggTGTATTGGAGGATGAGGCATTGGAGGATGGcgaagtaagttcttatgcgtctaattagtatgcgtagttgcatacttcttcaatataaagcggggtaaATATGCAAATTCTgacttgtttcttttcttttgtttgatttatttttgcttgGAATTACAGATTCATAATAATGATtagttggagcaactcaaagataGACATGGAAAATGAGAATGTTTTTTGGACAAATTGTTTTTTGGACAGACAGTTATCACTTATCACAAATTCACAGTGTCTCCAAATTTTGTATAGAAAAGAGATTAGAGATGTTTTTTTGGACAGTTATCAGTTTTTGGTTTaaccacaatatatattttgtgcaggatCTATGGTATGGTAAAATGGTATTACTAGTTACTACGGTATCGATTCTCAAAGggtatttttctttgttgaacTGTGTAATTGTAACTGTGACTGACTGACTGTGTAACTGGTTACTGGTATAATGGTATTAGTATTACTATTAAACAGTTGTTACTTGTtaagattttcaattttatcattTTGTTTCACTAGATTTTTAAATTTTGATAGTGTCACTAGTGAAtctgttgttgattgaaaatttgaaatgaaTCTAAATATGAAATGAGTTATGTGAATGTTATGTTAGGTTGCAGCAGTCTTGCCCAGAAAACAGTGAATACTCTGTCGGACAATTCAGATCTGACGTacgggcgggctaacccgtgagCCCGCAAGTTCAGCCCGTTACGggtacgggttgaagaaatgctAACCCGCGAAGAATTTCCACCCACGGGTTTCgacccgtattaacccgaacccgtagAACCCGTAAcgggccagccccggcccgcccggttGCCAGCTCTAATCATAGGGAGAGGCCTCGGCATAGGCAGTCATATTGAGATatatgtagttgtaagaaatcctATAACACTTAAGATATTTTTTTGAATCTAAACTTATTAATCATCCAAATCTCAAATATAAGCACTAGAAATATAAAGAGACACAAGGATTTTTACATGGTTTGATcattgtgatctacatccatgatTCTTTACTAGTGATCATtaaaattacatatggattacattgagactctattaatgagtatttggagctctctaaaTCTAGTTTTGGGAAAGAGGAAGGAGAtagtaataatacaaattctaccTTGTCTCTATACATAATATGTCCTCATATAAAGTGTGTCTCTTTCCTAAGTGAGTCTCTTTCCTAAAATTATATCCCCTTTCTCTCTCCTGCCttcttctttatataggtgtttacctagtggatgacaactcacaTACAACTAACATTGTCTTATCTCGTACTAAGTTCTCGCACCTTAAGGAAGTAAATGAATCTCGCACACTAACAAATGTTGTGTGCGATATTCTTCCCCTACAATATATATGCCGGCTGAACTGTACACAAAAGAATATATGTGGGTGACTTGAACAACACCATAGATAACTGACGAATTATCAACAGAGAACAGCACAGAAGGCACATAACATAAAGTAGAAGAAACTGGCGAATTATCAACGGAGTTCTAAATGGTCAGAGTTACCTCTTTATAAAGTGTTGAACCAATCCCAGCATAGTGTTGATGATCAACATAGATAACATAACCACCATTGGTCAGAACCATACTTGTCTTTTTGTTATCTACACACCCGCACTACCAATATGTGTTGGTCATGAAACCCCCAATACATAAGCAAAGTATCTTTGATGTTCTGGTTTAATTTTGCTAAAAGTTTTCAATAGGATACAAAGTTAAACCTACTAATTTGCAACAAATATAAGAGTGTATATGCATTACCTTTATAGGAGTTATCCGAATCGTTCCCTCTTTTCGCAGTATAGGTGACATCAAAAACGTAATTTTGACAGGCACAATAGTTTCTTCTCGGTCTACTCAATTCACTGTATATCTAAGATAGGCGCCTCTTTTGATGCTTTTGAAGCCTTCTCCTACTCTGCATTGCATCTCATCGTAGAAGAAATTCAAGCCTCAAGTATAACCTAGCCTCAACGGGCATCCTTTGTATTTTGTAACATTATACAGATTACACTTACACTCCGAGAATCGAAATCGATCTTCCACCCTTCGTGTATCAATAGCCTGTAGCCGGGTACGATAATTAACAACCATCTCTCCCCATAGCAATCTGGGATTTCTGGAGGATTTCCAACCTCCATCCCATAAGGATCTGGGACGTGCGTGGTGGTTCATGTGTTTCAGATCCAAATCCAAAGTACTGGTCAAGGTTCTTGCAAAATCTAACACAACAAACAATATAAAAATGCATCGTAAATTAGTAATCGCACCATAACCGTCACATGCAATTGTAACATATATGTAAGAAACATGTAATCAAATTCTCACCGAGTAACAAAAACTTTATACCAACGTATGAAAAAAGACGATCTTATTTTGTTTGGTAAAGCTATACAAAGAATACTGTTCTCTAGATACAAAGCAACAGTTGCTAAAACCATTTTAAAAATTGAACTCTAAGAATTAAATGCAAAACACACAATATGAAAGatacaaatttgatttttctgagAAGCCGATTTTTTTCATGGTTAGGATTTCTCTACTTTGTTAGCATCACAATTGCAAAATTGAAGAATAACATTTTAGTTCGCACTACGTACATGGGTTTCATCTTTGCAATGGATAATTCTTTGACTGAAAAGGAAAAaacgaaaagagaaaaaaacaaaagGGTTTCCAAAGTTGGGGTAAGAAAATAATCTGATCAAAAGGAGTCTTGACTCTATTGACGACTTTAAATGTCCGTGTTTGGAGTGCCACCGGTTCGAAGGAGCTTTTTTTTTTCCCTACCAACTGATTGTCGAATTTCTATcacttcattttattgttattgaCAAAACAATTCGTTGAAGTACTTTCTATTCAACCACTATGGACGTGAAGAAGAACTGCTTCTTCCTTTTTTCTTGCGATGGTATCAATTTGGTTGTTTAGTGTGTGTTCGGAAATCGCATACTTATTTATCCACCATGAAGAGTCGTGTCGGTAAAACCCATCTTCCCATACACTCTGCAAACTTACAGTCGTATGGTTGAATCTTTTCATATATTCAGTTATGCGACGATGAGTCTGTAACGATAAGACGCGTCAATTCCATTGGCCAGTTAATTGCTGACGATGCTGCCACATGGCTTTCTAAACTTTAAGAAAACTCAAAATTGAATTTGGTTGCGGCACATCAGCATTAAGATTCCCCTTTATATTAAGAAGTATATTGATTAAttaatagaagttgatccaggcACCACTTTACTTTTAACAATTTCCTGCACCTTTCCTAGACGCCTTCAAGACTGGCCTTACATCTACAGTATCGACATATTCTTGAAGCTCCAAATCAGTCTGTGGAATGGGGAACAACTCAAAAAAACTCTTATGAACACCTTGAAGAACTTCTGAGATTGATTTTAGggcttcatcttcatcaccaaaACCTTCTTGGTCATCTTTCTTCAATTTATGTCCTCCATTTTCTTCAGTGAAGTACGTATATTTATCTATCTGTATCAAATTATTCTGGTGCTCTTCCCACACATACTTGTTATCATCTATTATTATCGTGTTCTTCTCGTCAGGTCCGGCCAATATATccatattttttctatttttaatcGTGGAGTCATCCTTCGATACAATCGAGTTAAAGATAACCCCATCTGGATCAAGTAATTTTCCCATTACTTCTGCATAAAACCTCGTGCCCATCGTATACAAGAATAATTCAAACCTGTCACTGAGTTGTTTAAGAGATTCCCTTGTGTAAGGCCTCAGTTTTACGTATATTGCCCCCATATACTTATATAAAATATCTCCATTCCTACAATTATCGTCCTGCATGGACGAAACAACAATTGCTTTCTTGTCGAGATAATCTTGATCATCCTTTGATACGTCACAAATTCTCACGGAGTGGATTAAGGTGTGATCCAAGTCAAGAACCAAAGAAAGCTTCTTATTCTCAAAAAAACATCTCTTGTACGTAGTACCTAACATCCTACTACGTTGAATCAACCGTTTGTTTTCTTCTGCGTTATAACTCATCAATTGTTTGATCTTCATTCTCTCTAATATTTTATGTGCTTCTTTGAGTCGACCTTCATAAGAAAGAACTAAAGTAGTCATCTTCTCTCTGTCTTCTAAGTAGTATAGCATGATATGTAAgcacttctttttctctcttttcttctggAGAAACCTTGGGATATCTTTCTGATATTTATTTGCTTACGATGATATATATAAGTGCTGGATATAATTAATAGAAAGTGATGGGTCGGTGAATGCCATGATCATTCCTTGTTGGATTATGAATTCCTGCCTATACGTTTAACAATTCCTCTTGAGAGAGGCCGATCTAATAAAGGGCCACCACTGTAACAACTCCTAGTGTAACCGGTGGCGGTGGTGCCTTTAAaagtttttttgttatta
This is a stretch of genomic DNA from Papaver somniferum cultivar HN1 chromosome 1, ASM357369v1, whole genome shotgun sequence. It encodes these proteins:
- the LOC113273893 gene encoding RNA polymerase II C-terminal domain phosphatase-like 4 codes for the protein MTTLVLSYEGRLKEAHKILERMKIKQLMSYNAEENKRLIQRSRMLGTTYKRCFFENKKLSLVLDLDHTLIHSVRICDVSKDDQDYLDKKAIVVSSMQDDNCRNGDILYKYMGAIYVKLRPYTRESLKQLSDRFELFLYTMGTRFYAEVMGKLLDPDGVIFNSIVSKDDSTIKNRKNMDILAGPDEKNTIIIDDNKYVWEEHQNNLIQIDKYTYFTEENGGHKLKKDDQEGFGDEDEALKSISEVLQGVHKSFFELFPIPQTDLELQEYVDTVDVRPVLKASRKGAGNC